The window AAAGATGAATATTTTGAAAGCTTTGGAAGACAGTTAGGCTAGCAAAGTTATAGTGACACATTATGATCAAATTAATCAAACTCAAACTCAAATTAAAGAAATGGTAGACTAGACTGGGAAAGAAATTAAGATCGAAATTCAAACAAGGAAATGAGGAAGAATTAGTACCAAAAGTGGCAGTGTTGAAAGTCGCAGTCCCATCTACAAAGTTCAACTTCCCAGAAACAATGGTCTTGGCCTTGCCATCTCCATACATCATCACATTCCATTTGTTCTTGTCCATAATCACATTTTCCAAATACGTCCCTTGCTTCACATATATCACAAACCTGGTCAAGTTCTTCTTGGGCACAGCATTCACAGCCTCTTGAATGGTCTTAAAATCCCCGGTACCATCCTGCGCCACGGTCACGTGCGCAGTCAGGTTCTGCTCCTGAAGCAGCCTTCTGTCTCCCGGGCTCACCCAGCCCGGGAACTCCGGTACGGAAGATTCTTCGTACCCGAGTAACCTCCGGTGAACCGGAATCCCCATTCTGGACAGTAAATCCAGAATTTTCGCCACAATGGCCAGGCTGTTGCTGGCGTATTCCGTCGAGTTCTGCATAGCATCCCTGAATTCCTGAACCAGAGTTGAATTGAGTTCTTCAAGAGAGTCAAGGCAGGTGTCTTGGTCAGTCATGGAGGCGGTGATCCACGTTTTTAAGTCGTTGATCTTCGTCTGAGACAAGAGCTTATCGCTGGAACCGATCTCCATGGAAGAGAGTGAGTCGTTAAGCTTATCCACAGCGTCGTCGAAAAGGGTCTCGCAGACCTTGAAAGCCTCGTTGAGCTTGGTATCATTTCCGATCTTGCTCTTGAGTTTCGAAGGCAAGTCCTTGAGCTTCGAGACCTCGTCAATGGCGACATGCAGGGAGAGCTTGAAGAGCGCTTCTGGGTCGGTGGTGTTGGAGTTCTTGAGAGAAGAGATGCTCGAGAAACACGAGTTGGGGTAAAGGGTGACGTCGCAGACAGCTTTTAAAGAAGAGGAGGGAGTCAACTGGGTGGCGGGTTCGGTTGGTGACGGCGACGATGAGCTGTTGCGGTTGTGGATGACGGTGCCGGTGACGGCGCCGATGATAACGGCTACGAGGACAATGATGGAGACGATGACGATGATGAAGCGCTTTCGGGTCTTGCGCCGGAAGGCTTGCTCTTCGAGCTCGTCGACTTTGCCGTAGCCTTTAAAGGAGGTCATGGAGTCCATATTTTCTAGTGAACGACTGCTTTTGGTTTTGTTGGTTTTTTGCTTCTGGGTTTAGTTTTGGGTTGTGTCACTTGTGTGAGGGTTTAGTTTAGAGAAAGCTAAGATTTTTGGGTTGCTTTTTATAAAAGGGGTGGAAGTGATGAGGAGGAGGAGGCCCCAGGAAGCCATCACTTTCTTTCTAGGATGATGCTTCTGGATTAAGAATGTTAATGTTAATGTTAATGTTAATTTTAAGTTGATTGATTACAGTTTGTAGTTTATGATCGTGATCCCTATGACAATATGGGAAGAAAATTGTGCTGCAATGGTGAAATGACTTTGTTACTGAGCATAATTAATCCCAGCACGTTTTGAGTGGATGTTTGTTTATCTGATGCTAAACAAGGCTGCAATTGGACAGGTGGGAATGTCATTTGCTTCCTAATAACATGGCCTCACATTGAAGAGTTAAACCTGTTTTACTTCCTTCGGGTGTCCGAATAGTTGAAAGAAACTCTTGTTTGTGGGACATTAGATTTTTCTAATCATCACATATTAGACATTAGACACATGTAGTCGATGAATTCAAGTTTTAACTCATATAAAATTTTATAGGAAAAATGCCTAAATGGTCAGAAACAAGAATTCAAAAACTTATTTCAATAAAAATAATAGTCAAACGTCCGTTTTAATGAATTATAAGCAAAAGACAAAATTAACCTTTGCATATTATCTAGAAATAAAACGTAGCCATGTCTCTGGATCAGAACCTCTNNNNNNNNNNNNNNNNNNNNCTCTCTCTCTCTCTCTCTCTCTCTCTCTCTCTCTCTCTCTCTCTCTCTCTCTCTCTCTCTCCCCCTTCCTTCACCATCCTCGCCTCCGCCGTGCTGCTGCACCATCTCTCCTCCGCCTGCGACGCCGGAAACACTATCCAAATCCAAAACGTCGGCGTTTGATTCCTTCCTGGAGACCGAGCCCTCGTCGTCGCTCTGGCGCTCTTCACCCTTCGCTTGGCACTCGGTACTCTGTTCTCGTCAATCAGTGCTCGGTGGTCGGCTGTTGGCCTTTGGCGCTCGCCGCTCGGCCTAACTGAAGCAGATCTGGTCCTGAGCCTCCTCCTAAGCGCCGGCGACGAATGTAGCAATGATTTTTTCAAGTCACAAGGTGAAAAGGTGAGTGGACTTGAGGAAGGTGTGAGGATTCTAAGTTGCAGCGTCGCTAGCCTTCGGCAAATTGGGGTCCCGAACAACGTCGTTGAGGACGGTGAGCTTTGCTGGGCGACGGAGGAAGGCTGGTTGTTGCTTAGTCTCTAAGAGGTATGACGGTCAGAGGAAGACTGGTTCTGAGTTGTATCGTAAGGTTGGACGCCGGAGTCGACGCCAACGCCGATCGGGAAGTGTTTAGGCGCTAGCTTTGGGTGCCCAGAGCAATTTTTTGGTTTGGGCTTGGGTCCTTGACAACGGGCTGGAGGTTTGGATGCCCTTATGGCCTCACAGTAATGTTTCAACATTTTATTAGGGTTAGTAACTATTATTGGGGTCAATAACTGGATTATGTTCCGGTATTTCTTCTTATTCTATTACTATAAGCTGAAATAAGTTGATTATTGGGGGTAAGTAACTGATTATTAGAGGTTAGTAACACGATTATTAGGGGTCAGTAACTGATTACTGGGGGTCAGTAACTGATTACTGGGGGTCAGTAACTGGTTACTGGGTGTTAGTAACTAATCAGTAACTGGTTACTGGGGGTCAATAATTGGTTACTGGGGGTCAGTAACTGGTTACTGGGTGTCAGTAACTGATCAATAACTGGTTACTAGGTGTCAGTAACTGGTTACAGGAGAAATTTTGGTGACCGGAGTCCCGCGGCCGGTGACCGGAGTCCGACGGCAGGTGACCGGAGTCCGACGGCCGGTTACTAGAGTCCGGTGAGATTCTGGCCAAGTATTCTCTCTTTCATTTTCTCTCTATGCATGTTTAAGGGGTGAGGGTAAAATAGTCTTAAAATAATATGATTTGTTAAGACTTTAGTAAAGATTTGTGCATTTGGGCATAAATATTTGTGTATTTGGGCATAAAAAAACTTACTTTATATTGAAATGGGCTAATGAAAAAGATTATCATTGGAATGAGAAATAAAGGATTTAAATTAATACTAAATGAGTATTTTCCCTTCTATAATATTTGTTTATTCAGTAAAGAATGTTGAAAGTAACGAGATATCATGCCTAATTGGGTTTTCAACTATTAGATCCCTCTTGCTATTGATCTTCTCATCACATTTGGACATTTGAATCGGTTCCGATTCATAGAAGACTTTCCCTGAACATAGATCAGAACTTGTTGTCCATGCTGTCACATGTTAGTTAAATTTATGTAGCATATACACCTTGATTGGTTTTCCACACTAAGTAGATTTTAAGCCTATAATCACGGTTCATCTCACAGAGATCATTATCCAAGTTTTGAAGATTGTATTTTTTTTTTTTTTTTTTTTTGAAAG of the Fragaria vesca subsp. vesca linkage group LG6, FraVesHawaii_1.0, whole genome shotgun sequence genome contains:
- the LOC101295060 gene encoding pectinesterase 3-like yields the protein MDSMTSFKGYGKVDELEEQAFRRKTRKRFIIVIVSIIVLVAVIIGAVTGTVIHNRNSSSSPSPTEPATQLTPSSSLKAVCDVTLYPNSCFSSISSLKNSNTTDPEALFKLSLHVAIDEVSKLKDLPSKLKSKIGNDTKLNEAFKVCETLFDDAVDKLNDSLSSMEIGSSDKLLSQTKINDLKTWITASMTDQDTCLDSLEELNSTLVQEFRDAMQNSTEYASNSLAIVAKILDLLSRMGIPVHRRLLGYEESSVPEFPGWVSPGDRRLLQEQNLTAHVTVAQDGTGDFKTIQEAVNAVPKKNLTRFVIYVKQGTYLENVIMDKNKWNVMMYGDGKAKTIVSGKLNFVDGTATFNTATFAVAGKGFIAKDMGFINTAGAAKHQAVAFRSGSDQSVYYRCSFDAFQDTLYAHSNRQFYRDCDITGTIDFIFGNAAVVFQNCNIQPRQPMPNQFNTITAQGKKDPNQNSGISIQKCTIFPLESNMTAQTYLGRPWKEFSTTIFMQSTIGSILNPLGWIEWVSNVDPPSTIFYAEYQNSGPGSSVDKRVTWAGYRPSLTDVEAAKFTVESFIQGSEWLPQTNVNFETSL